The following is a genomic window from Candidatus Obscuribacter sp..
CCACGCTGAACGCACATAGGGTGCTAAAAAGCCGGCTAAACGCTCCGGTTGATGTGGCAAAAGTGGTGCAATAGAGGCAAATACCTCGATATTGTTGTCTCTCAGCGTCTTGATTAGCTCCAGTCGCCTGGCAAAGGCTGGTGCTTTTGGCTCAAACTCGCGCACCACATCCTCGTCGTCACTGGTGATGCTCACTCCAACTCTCAATACATCGCCAAATTGCTTGAGCAAATCAAGATCCTCAAGCAGTAAATGAGACCTGGTGTGCATGGTCAGTCTGGCTGGTTTGTATTTTAAAAGCTCTTGCAAGCATGCTCTGGTCAGTCTGTATTTAAGCTCCAGGTACTGATAAGGGTCAGTGGCTGAGCTAAAAAATATTCGTGAGCCAAAAACCAGCGCCCGATCTTTGCGTATCAGCTCAGGCGCGTTTACCTTTACCTCCACCCATTTGCCCCAGTCAAAGCTGGCATGCTTGGCA
Proteins encoded in this region:
- a CDS encoding radical SAM protein, encoding MSSTQPQVTEVKARSILTPQKFGSLAGGYDFSLNPYAGCAFSCSYCYVPKFPSAKHASFDWGKWVEVKVNAPELIRKDRALVFGSRIFFSSATDPYQYLELKYRLTRACLQELLKYKPARLTMHTRSHLLLEDLDLLKQFGDVLRVGVSITSDDEDVVREFEPKAPAFARRLELIKTLRDNNIEVFASIAPLLPHQPERLAGFLAPYVRSAWIDQMHWPEVNTKPILLTKYASYFQEENYQASVIQLKSALTARGIQIKG